The Nitrososphaerota archaeon genome includes a region encoding these proteins:
- a CDS encoding 4Fe-4S dicluster domain-containing protein, translating into MVNRRTFIKAVSGTVGIGVVGLSSLKLVEPVLGQSAEKPSSSNTNFGMVIDVGACIGCRRCVHACIKQNNIGRDSNIQWIRVFQMEPGTTDMDTGDLYYEEAPVKGKWYLPTQCMQCKNPPCVSVCPVKATWKDPDGIVVIDYSKCIGCKYCMVACPYWARHFNWKKPEVPPEEVNPEGGTYGLPSVTSPVRPAGVVEKCTFCALRTRKGLHPRCVEVCPMGARHFGNLNDPESEVSKLIKTKRQVFRLKESLGTEPQIYYVY; encoded by the coding sequence TTGGTTAACCGAAGAACCTTCATCAAAGCCGTCTCTGGCACAGTAGGGATAGGTGTAGTCGGCCTTTCAAGCCTAAAACTCGTCGAACCGGTTTTAGGGCAGTCAGCGGAGAAACCCTCCTCGTCCAACACTAACTTCGGCATGGTTATCGATGTAGGCGCATGTATAGGTTGCAGACGCTGCGTCCACGCCTGTATCAAACAGAACAACATTGGGCGAGACTCCAATATTCAGTGGATCAGAGTGTTCCAGATGGAGCCGGGAACCACCGACATGGACACCGGAGACCTGTATTACGAGGAGGCGCCGGTCAAAGGGAAATGGTATCTGCCAACACAGTGCATGCAGTGCAAAAACCCTCCGTGCGTAAGCGTATGTCCAGTTAAAGCGACTTGGAAAGATCCCGACGGAATTGTTGTAATTGATTACAGCAAGTGCATAGGCTGCAAATACTGTATGGTCGCATGTCCATACTGGGCGAGGCATTTCAACTGGAAGAAGCCTGAGGTGCCGCCTGAAGAGGTTAACCCTGAAGGAGGCACGTACGGTTTACCCTCAGTCACCTCCCCTGTTCGCCCCGCCGGAGTAGTTGAGAAGTGCACCTTCTGCGCCCTCCGGACAAGGAAAGGCCTGCATCCCCGCTGTGTCGAGGTGTGTCCAATGGGTGCTAGACACTTCGGAAATCTCAACGACCCGGAAAGCGAAGTCTCGAAGCTGATCAAAACAAAACGGCAGGTGTTCAGGCTCAAAGAGTCGCTGGGAACGGAGCCGCAGATCTACTATGTGTATTAG